In a single window of the Elaeis guineensis isolate ETL-2024a chromosome 6, EG11, whole genome shotgun sequence genome:
- the LOC105046920 gene encoding COBRA-like protein 10, whose product MPPRALLFAVFIISFSISTGVRAQDESNDAQTAEPSAADNCIGVFLTYTLMSRMKEYPYVKNASAQSYAFKSTATLLNTMTEDLVAWKMFIGFQHDEILVSVSGAVITDGTGYPAHVGNGTSLSGFPQTNLLNAIDTAGDLTQIQVKVDLIGTQFGVKPPGIPMPKTIKLHNDGFRCPAPSHKGSQMYVCCVKDPKFKAKTNTTRFLPLQKGDLLIFYDVIQAHGNNYLAQVTIENNNTIGRLDNWNLTWEWKRGEFIHSVKGAYTLKKDVYDCIYGEAGNYYESLDFSQVMNCEKKPIITDLPPERANDNTIGNIPDCCKNGSLLPSIMDPSQSKAVFQVQVFKIPPDLNRTALYPPQNFKINGFLNPNYVCSPPIRVRPSEFPDPSGLMSETIALATWQVACNITRPKRKHSGCCVSFSAYYNDSVVPCNTCACGCAKAAGCDPDAPPLLLPSEALLIPFQNRTAKAKAWAEIKHRRLPNPLPCGDYCGVSINWHILSNYRNGWTARITLFNWGDYTFKNWFAAIRMDKAYPGYEKVYSFNGTKLDEFKNTLFFQGLEGAKNLLPVQDGKNPAVDPSVPGKQQSVVSFTKKQTPGIDVPRGDGFPTRLYFNGEECALPDDIPLGGGHRHSVSLLSIVLVAVMVFAPIKDNLC is encoded by the exons ATGCCGCCGAGAGCCCTCCTCTTTGCGGTCTTCATCATCTCCTTCTCGATCTCTACCGGCGTACGAGCACAGGATGAGAGCAATGATGCACAGACAGCTGAACCATCAGCCGCAGACAATTGCATTGGAGTCTTCCTAACCTACACTTTGATGTCTCGCATGAAGGAGTACCCTTATGTCAAGAATGCATCAGCTCAGTCCTATGCCTTCAAGTCCACCGCCACCTTATTGAATACAATGACAGAAGACCTCGTGGCATGGAAGATGTTCATTGGGTTTCAGCATGATGAGATCTTGGTGTCGGTGTCGGGGGCGGTGATCACAGATGGAACAGGCTATCCAGCCCATGTTGGAAATGGCACATCCTTGTCAGGCTTCCCGCAAACCAATCTTCTGAACGCCATTGACACCGCTGGGGACTTGACCCAGATTCAGGTGAAGGTCGACTTGATTGGGACGCAATTCGGAGTGAAGCCACCGGGAATCCCAATGCCGAAGACAATTAAATTGCACAATGATGGGTTTAGATGTCCTGCACCCTCTCACAAAG GAAGCCAGATGTATGTATGTTGTGTCAAAGACCCCAAATTCAAGGCCAAGACTAATACCACCAGGTTCCTTCCCCTTCAGAAAGGTGACCTCCTCATCTTCTACGATGTCATCCAAGCCCATGGAAACAACTACCTTGCCCAAGTGACCATTGAGAACAACAATACGATCGGCCGCCTCGACAACTGGAACCTCACATGGGAATGGAAGCGAGGAGAATTCATCCACAGCGTGAAGGGAGCCTACACCTTGAAAAAAGATGTCTACGACTGTATCTATGGAGAAGCTGGCAATTATTACGAGAGTTTAGATTTCTCACAGGTCATGAACTGTGAGAAGAAGCCCATCATTACAGACCTCCCTCCTGAGAGAGCCAATGACAACACCATTGGAAACATTCCTGATTGCTGTAAGAATGGCAGCCTCCTTCCATCCATCATGGATCCCAGCCAGTCCAAGGCAGTCTTTCAGGTCCAAGTGTTTAAGATTCCACCAGACCTCAATCGGACCGCCTTGTATCCTCCTCAGAACTTCAAGATCAATGGCTTCCTCAATCCAAACTACGTCTGCAGTCCACCGATCAGAGTTAGGCCATCGGAGTTTCCAGACCCAAGTGGTCTCATGTCAGAGACCATAGCACTGGCTACTTGGCAAGTTGCATGCAATATAACAAGGCCCAAGCGAAAGCATTCTGGATGCTGCGTCTCCTTCTCTGCCTACTATAATGACTCGGTTGTCCCCTGCAATACATGTGCTTGTGGCTGCGCCAAAGCAGCAGGTTGTGATCCAGATGCTCCTCCATTGCTTCTCCCTTCAGAAGCACTCCTGATCCCCTTTCAGAACAGAACGGCCAAGGCCAAAGCCTGGGCTGAGATCAAGCACCGTCGTCTCCCCAACCCGCTACCATGCGGGGACTACTGCGGAGTTAGCATCAATTGGCACATACTATCTAACTACCGGAATGGATGGACTGCAAGGATCACACTGTTCAATTGGGGAGACTACACTTTCAAGAACTGGTTTGCGGCAATTCGGATGGACAAAGCCTATCCTGGTTATGAGAAAGTGTATTCATTCAATGGTACAAAGCTAGATGAGTTCAAGAACACTCTCTTCTTCCAAGGATTGGAGGGTGCCAAAAACTTGTTGCCGGTGCAGGATGGGAAGAACCCTGCTGTTGATCCAAGCGTTCCTGGTAAGCAACAATCAGTTGTTTCATTTACAAAGAAGCAGACACCTGGTATTGATGTTCCACGAGGGGATGGATTTCCAACAAGGTTGTATTTCAATGGTGAGGAGTGTGCCCTTCCTGATGACATACCACTAGGAGGTGGTCATCGACATAGTGTTAGTCTTCTATCCATAGTTTTGGTTGCAGTCATGGTGTTCGCACCGATAAAGGATAACTTGTGTTGA